GAACCCATAAAAATGGCGATCGGGAAAATCCACCTGAACAATCGCGGAAGGACAGGATATGTTGCATGTCCATGTTCCCCCTCCCCGCGATCCTCGCCCTCTCGGCCGCCGTGCGCCTGTCCGAAATCCAGGCAAGCCCTCCGGCAGGTCTTCCCGAATTCATCGAGCTTTCCGGCAGTCCCGCCGTGCGTCTGTCCGGCTGGAGCCTGGATGATGGTTCCGTCCGGCGACCCTTGCCGGAAGGAGCCACGCTTCCCGCTTCGGGAGTCCTGGTGGTCTCCCCCGATTGCCGGGCCATCCGCGAGGCATGGGCGGGTGTCGACATCCCCTGCGCCCAGAGCGCCTCGTGGGGGCGGTTGTCGATGGAATCCGATATTGTCGTCCTGCGCGACAGCCTCGGGAACGTTGCGGATTCTGTCCAGTGGTCCGCCAGGACCTGGGGGGAATGGCCCCGGGGGAAAAGCCGGGTGCGGGTTTCCAATGGGCTTCCAGGAAGCGATCCCGCCTCCTGGCGGACCTCCCGTGCCAGTCAGGGAGCGAGTCCGGGATGGCTCGAGGCCCCCGAAGAGTCTGTCGCGGAACCGTTCGTGTTCGAATCGGTGCGCAAGGCCGTCCGCCCGGGAGACCGCAATCTCCTGCGCTTGCGCGCCGTCGGGTCGGTGCGCGTGGAGGTCTTCGATCTGGCCCGCCGACGCTTGGGGATCGTGTTCGAGGGGGAGGCGCCTGCCACGGGAACCGTCGAATGGGACGGCCGAGTTGGAGGACGGAATTTGACTCCCGGAGTCTACCTGATTCTGGCCGCCTGCGGATCCGATTCCCGGCGCATCTGGATCGCGGTGGGCAAGCCATGATCTGGGCGTTGCTGGCGTCTTCATTGTGTTCGGCCTTCGAAGCGCGGCTGCCTGCCGCCGCCGTGGAGGGAAGAGGCGGGCCTTCCGTGGCTTGGGCTGCCGATGGCGACCCGTTGGATGCCAATCCGGCGTTGGCCGCTTCCGTCGACTCCCGTGGGGAAGTCGGTGGTGGCCTCACGCACCCACTGGGGTTTGCG
This DNA window, taken from Fibrobacterota bacterium, encodes the following:
- a CDS encoding lamin tail domain-containing protein, encoding MSMFPLPAILALSAAVRLSEIQASPPAGLPEFIELSGSPAVRLSGWSLDDGSVRRPLPEGATLPASGVLVVSPDCRAIREAWAGVDIPCAQSASWGRLSMESDIVVLRDSLGNVADSVQWSARTWGEWPRGKSRVRVSNGLPGSDPASWRTSRASQGASPGWLEAPEESVAEPFVFESVRKAVRPGDRNLLRLRAVGSVRVEVFDLARRRLGIVFEGEAPATGTVEWDGRVGGRNLTPGVYLILAACGSDSRRIWIAVGKP